A window of Brassica napus cultivar Da-Ae unplaced genomic scaffold, Da-Ae ScsIHWf_1065;HRSCAF=1509, whole genome shotgun sequence contains these coding sequences:
- the LOC125595445 gene encoding glutathione S-transferase T3-like, giving the protein MDGFTNLLHSQIPIDLESPEPYWFGSEVPAQSAERRKYSPREDKILIGAWLNTSKDPIIGNEQRVGAFWKRIVEYYNASPLLVGQTAREITSCKQRWSRINGEKSGENDDDDLMKAALDIFFTKYGYKFTLDHCWRELRHDQKWASIYVAKEGGKEKRRSVLEVDTEEADVGDPEERPIGVRAAKGGSKKKKKSGKEEELSKLGEVVTGV; this is encoded by the exons atggatggtttcacaaaCCTTCTGCATAGTCAAATACCTATAGACCTTGAATCACCCGAACCTTATTGGTTCGGGTCTGAAGTTCCTGCTCAGTCTGCTGAGAGGAGGAAATATTCTCCTAGAGAAGATAAGATCCTTATTGGTGCTTGGCTTAACACCAGTAAGGATCCTATCATTGGCAACGAGCAGAGAGTTGGGGCTTTCTGGAAGCGTATTGTAGAGTACTACAACGCAAGCCCTCTGCTCGTTGGTCAAACAGCGCGAGAGATTACTTCTTGCAAACAGAGGTGGAGTAGGATCAACGGGGAA AAAAGTGGggaaaatgatgatgatgatctgatGAAAGCTGCATTAGATATATTCTTCACCAAGTATGGTTACAAGTTCACACTTGATCACTGCTGGAGGGAGCTGAGGCATGACCAGAAATGGGCCTCGATTTATGTGGCTAAGGAAGGTGGAAAGGAAAAGCGGAGGTCCGTCTTGGAGGTTGATACAGAAGAAGCGGACGTGGGAGATCCAGAGGAGAGACCAATCGGGGTAAGGGCTGCGAAAGGTGgcagtaagaagaagaagaagagtggtaAAGAAGAAGAGTTGTCCAA GTTAGGTGAAGTAGTCACAGGCGTCTAA
- the LOC111213835 gene encoding glycine-rich cell wall structural protein 1-like: MGMFLRRGWIVASVFMLLMSTQVLGKLSSKDDHAKSKHRHHNNKRDGASGGGGAGGSIGAGGGAGGGIGVGGGIGGGGGAGGGGGIGSGGGVGGGGGGSGTGGNGGSCAGGHGGGGRGSGGGGGRGSGGTGGGVGGGGGVGVGGGFGGGVGGSAGGSAGGGGGGSVGGGGRGGGRGSGGSGAGGIGGGGGGSIGGGGGVGGSIGGGGGAGGGVGGGAGGGVGGSIGGGGGSGGGVGGGAGGFGGGGVGGGAGGAVGGGAGGAVGGGVGGGVGGGAGGGVGGGGGGAIGGGVGGGTGGGVGGGAIGGGVGGGAGGGIGGGGGGGGRGSGGAGGGVGAGGGIGGGVGGGGGVGGGTGGGVGDGGGGAIGGGVGGGAGGGIGGGGGGGGRGSGGAGGGVGAGGGIGGGVGGGGRGGGRGSGGAGGGVVGGGGVGGGVGGGGRGVGGGGAGGGVGGGVGGGVGAGGGVGGGAGAGGGGGGAVGGGAGGNAGGGVGGVGGGVGGGVGGGVGAGGGVGGGAGAGGGGGGAVGGGAGGNAGGGVGAGGGAGGGGGGGGFGSGVGGGGGGGLGGGGGGVGGGVGGGANVGVGVGAGGGAGGGAGGGLAGGGGVGGGVGGGANVGVGVGAGGGAGGGAGGGGGGGIGNRRH, encoded by the coding sequence ATGGGGATGTTTTTAAGAAGGGGCTGGATAGTGGCGTCTGTGTTTATGTTACTGATGTCGACTCAAGTGTTGGGAAAATTATCTAGCAAAGATGATCATGCCAAGAGCAAACACCGACATCACAATAACAAAAGAGACGGTGCTAGTGGAGGTGGAGGTGCTGGAGGTAGTATCGGAGCAGGAGGTGGTGCTGGCGGTGGCATTGGAGTCGGAGGAGGCAtaggcggtggtggtggtgctggtggaggtggtggtatTGGATCCGGAGGAGGAGTTGGTGGTGGAGGGGGTGGAAGTGGTACTGGTGGTAATGGAGGAAGCTGTGCTGGTGGTCATGGTGGTGGTGGACGTggtagtggtggtggtggtggacgtGGTAGTGGTGGTACTGGGGGAGGTGTAGGTGGAGGTGGTGGCGTTGGAGTTGGAGGGGGATTTGGTGGTGGTGTAGGTGGAAGCGCAGGTGGAAGCGCAGGTGGAGGTGGAGGCGGCAGTGTTGGTGGAGGAGGACGTGGTGGTGGACGGGGTAGTGGGGGATCTGGTGCTGGTGGAATTGGCGGTGGAGGTGGTGGAAGTATTGGCGGTGGAGGAGGTGTTGGTGGTTCGattggaggtggtggtggtgccgGAGGTGGAGTAGGTGGTGGTGCTGGAGGAGGTGTTGGTGGTTCGattggaggtggtggtggttccGGAGGTGGAGTAGGTGGTGGTGCTGGTGGCTTTGGTGGAGGTGGTGTTGGAGGTGGTGCTGGAGGTGCAGTAGGTGGTGGTGCTGGAGGTGCAGTAGGTGGTGGTGTTGGAGGTGGAGTAGGTGGTGGTGCAGGTGGTGGTGTCGgaggtggtggaggtggtgCTATCGGAGGTGGAGTAGGTGGTGGTACAGGTGGTGGTGTCGGAGGTGGTGCTATCGGAGGTGGAGTAGGTGGTGGTGCAGGTGGTGGTATtggtggaggaggtggtggtggtggacgtGGTAGCGGTGGAGCTGGCGGTGGTGTAGGAGCCGGAGGAGGAATTggtggtggagttggtggaggaGGCGGAGTAGGTGGTGGTACAGGTGGTGGTGTCGGAGATGGTGGAGGTGGTGCTATCGGAGGTGGAGTAGGTGGTGGTGCAGGTGGTGGTATtggtggaggaggtggtggtggtggacgtGGTAGCGGTGGAGCTGGCGGTGGTGTAGGAGCCGGAGGAGGAATTggtggtggagttggtggaggaGGCCGTGGTGGTGGACGTGGTAGCGGTGGAGCTGGCGGTGGAGTAGTAGGTGGAGGAGGAGTCggtggtggagttggtggaggaGGCCGTGGTGTTGGTGGTGGAGGTGCTGGCGGTGGTGTAGGAGGTGGAGTTGGCGGTGGTGTAGGGGCAGGAGGTGGAGTTGGCGGTGGTGCAGGTGCAGgcggtggaggtggtggtgcAGTGGGAGGTGGTGCCGGAGGAAATGCTGGAGGAGGAGTAGGAGGAGTAGGCGGTGGTGTAGGAGGTGGAGTTGGCGGTGGTGTAGGGGCAGGAGGTGGAGTTGGCGGTGGTGCAGGTGCAGgcggtggaggtggtggtgcAGTGGGAGGTGGTGCCGGAGGAAATGCTGGAGGAGGAGTAGGCGCTGGTGGTGGTGCAGGTGGTGGAGGCGGTGGAGGCGGTTTTGGCAGTGGTGTTGGAGGGGGTGGAGGTGGAGGACttggcggtggtggtggaggagtgGGAGGTGGTGTAGGAGGTGGAGCAAATGTTGGTGTAGGAGTTGGAGCAGGAGGCGGTGCAGGAGGAGGAGCTGGTGGTGGTCTAGCGGGTGGAGGAGGAGTCGGCGGTGGTGTAGGAGGCGGAGCAAATGTTGGTGTAGGAGTTGGAGCTGGAGGTGGTGCAGGAGGAGGagctggtggtggtggtggtggtggcatTGGTAACCGAAGACATTAA